The genomic DNA TCAGAAACTTGCGTAATCGAATCCGCAATATTTGTAATGCCAATTGCCATTTGCTGTGTTGACACAGATACAACTTCTGTACCCTTTACAGATGCTTCACCGTTAGCTGCCATAATAGAACTAGCTTCAGCAATTTGTTCTGCGGCTTTATTGGTTTGTTCAGCACTAGCCATTAGCTGCTCAGAAGAAGCGGCAACTTGGTCTGACGATTCACGAACCATCATAATTAGTGATTTAATTTGGGCGATCATTTCATTAAATGATTTTGAAAGGGACCCTATCTCATCTCTTGAATCATAGTCGCTTTGTACGGTTAAATCTCCATTTTTCGCTTTCTGCATTAAGTATTCCATTTTACGAACAGGTCCGTAAATCAATTTTGAAATTATCCAACTGATTGCAGCAAAGATAATTAAAGCAACAGCTATAAATAGAATCATAGTAAGCGAAGAGGTTTCTATAAAATCTTTATTCTCCTCATTTACGTTCTTTGCTTCTGTACCGTTAATTTCTATTAATTTTGTATAATGCTGGTTAATCTCATCTAAAATCGGTCCAGTTTCTTTTTCGTATATTTCATAGGCATCAAAATTTTGGTTCTTTAAAGTTAGTGTCACTATTTTCTCTTTAGATTCTTGAAGGTTTTGTGCTAAGTCATTAACCTTTGAAATAAGTTCATTCTCTTCTTTATTCGTTGTTTGATACGTTTCTCTAATTTCACGATTCATTTGGAGTGTTGCTTCCATATCGTCTATTAGTTCGTTTTTATGGCTTGTATCCCTGGAGGCCATAAGTTCTACTAGGTTGGTCTGTACGTCCTGAGAATTGGTTTTTAATAAGCTAACAGTTTGAATCGGTTGAAGCTTCATCTCGTATAAATCTGTAAGTTTATTCCCCATACTAGCAAGTTGGAAAACCCCCATTCCTCCTACTGTTAAAAGGCTTACAAAAGTTATTGCAGATAATAAAAGCATTTTTTGTACTATTTTTAAATTCTTAATCCATTTCATCGACGGTTGCTCCTTTTGTAGTTTAATATTTTTCGATGAATTATATATTCTCATTTGTTATCGGCATTTAGTCACAATTAGTTAATACTTTTATACTAGAACTTTTGTCCAAAAAGTTAATAAAATAAAAAAGCCTCAGAAAACTGAGACTTTTAGACTAAAGATAAACTCGAGGGATTTCGAGTTCCCTATGGTCTTTTTAAATTTTAAACATAGATAGAACATCAATGTGGTTAGATTTCCACTCCGGGTGGCGCTTTCCGCGGGCGGGGCCGAGCCGCTTCCCTCGCTACGCTCAGTCCAGGGTCTCGACTGTCCCGCTTTTCCCGCAGGAGTCGCCACCCTCCGCTCCAATCAATTTATTACACTTAGTCAACCATTTTTATCTAAAGGTAACTAACCATGATGACCAATAATTAGTTTAATGAAAGAGAACAATTAGAAATTGCTAGAGATTGATTAATTAGTTCACAAGATTATTTAGATAACCTTG from Robertmurraya sp. FSL R5-0851 includes the following:
- a CDS encoding methyl-accepting chemotaxis protein; translation: MKWIKNLKIVQKMLLLSAITFVSLLTVGGMGVFQLASMGNKLTDLYEMKLQPIQTVSLLKTNSQDVQTNLVELMASRDTSHKNELIDDMEATLQMNREIRETYQTTNKEENELISKVNDLAQNLQESKEKIVTLTLKNQNFDAYEIYEKETGPILDEINQHYTKLIEINGTEAKNVNEENKDFIETSSLTMILFIAVALIIFAAISWIISKLIYGPVRKMEYLMQKAKNGDLTVQSDYDSRDEIGSLSKSFNEMIAQIKSLIMMVRESSDQVAASSEQLMASAEQTNKAAEQIAEASSIMAANGEASVKGTEVVSVSTQQMAIGITNIADSITQVSDHSNVTTEESEKGNIALKKTIDQMGSINETVQTSSGIIKDLGERSSEIEKILAVISGISDQTNLLALNAAIEAARAGEHGKGFAVVADEVRKLAEESRRSAEQITHLIHDIQSSTSNAVVSMDKCTTEVQTGLVLINDTGKSFEKILHSAADVSRQSVEVSAAVKQLSSSVEQVAMGIFDISMKTEESSSGSQTVAAGAEEQLASMEEITASAHSLAKMAEDLQAMVNTFKVYE